Proteins from a genomic interval of Sparus aurata chromosome 21, fSpaAur1.1, whole genome shotgun sequence:
- the fam131aa gene encoding protein FAM131A isoform X1, with translation MRLRSRSRERRERQREEEVKFEESEMIPKSGKSPADSRKSVGIHEFAALARSSLNGISQAVRDHVTKPTSLAQGRVAHLIEWKGWPKPANPPPVHTHLSSYCHLTEGEKEARFAAGVAEQFAIAEAKLRAWASVDDDDVEDFNNEESHANGQPLTSIQSSDTATTNPITGPPCQPEVDGSEAPPPDSPLGSSSSSSSSRQLCGRSASHNDPHSSQTNSPTLPSDCMSPFLEEEEEEKSLGGHEKQHITSQEQSSEVYIHLKPEWRPRSRSSRFDSCYSTSESPGEDEEEDEEEDGSVFHEVRVWHCRSFFSSDRTSSGVASFDEEEEERDEEEEEEKEGKEFLM, from the exons ATGAGGCTGAGGTCGAGGAGtagggagagaagggagagacagagggaggaagag GTGAAATTCGAGGAGAGTGAAATGATTCCAAAGTCGGGAAAATCTCCAGCAGACTCCAGGAAAAGTGTCGGCATCCATGAGTTCGCAGCACTCGCCAGATCCTCCTTaaatg GTATCTCTCAGGCAGTGAGGGACCATGTGACCAAGCCCACCTCCCTGGCTCAAGGCCGGGTCGCCCACCTCATCGAGTGGAAAGGTTGGCCCAAGCCTGCCAACCCGCCGCCGGTTCACACCCACCTCAGCTCCTACTGCCACCTGactgaaggagagaaggaggccCGGTTCGCTGCAG GAGTGGCCGAGCAGTTTGCCATCGCTGAGGCAAAGCTGCGCGCCTGGGCGTCTGTGGATGATGACGACGTGGAGGACTTCAACAACGAAGAATCCCACGCCAACGGACAGCCTCTCACCTCCATCCAGAGCTCAG ACACCGCCACAACCAATCCTATCACAGGACCGCCATGTCAGCCTGAAGTTGATGGCAGTGAGGCTCCGCCCCCTGACAGTCCCCtgggctccagcagcagcagcagcagcagccgccagCTCTGTGGTAGATCTGCGTCTCATAATGACCCACATTCATCCCAGACCAATTCACCTACTTTACCCAGCGACTGCATGAGCCCcttcctggaggaggaggaggaggaaaagagtcTGGGTGGTCACGAGAAGCAGCATATTACTTCACAGGAGCAGAGCAGCGAGGTCTACATCCACCTCAAGCCCGAGTGGAGGCCTCgaagcaggagcagcaggtTCGACTCCTGCTACTCCACCTCCGAGTCTCCtggggaggatgaggaggaggacgaggaggaggacggcaGCGTGTTCCACGAGGTCCGAGTGTGGCACTGCAGAAGCTTCTTCTCTTCTGACCGCACCTCCTCTGGAGTGGCGTCCTtcgacgaggaggaggaggagagggatgaagaagaggaggaggagaaggaggggaaggagTTCTTGATGTGA
- the fam131aa gene encoding protein FAM131A isoform X2 produces the protein MIPKSGKSPADSRKSVGIHEFAALARSSLNGISQAVRDHVTKPTSLAQGRVAHLIEWKGWPKPANPPPVHTHLSSYCHLTEGEKEARFAAGVAEQFAIAEAKLRAWASVDDDDVEDFNNEESHANGQPLTSIQSSDTATTNPITGPPCQPEVDGSEAPPPDSPLGSSSSSSSSRQLCGRSASHNDPHSSQTNSPTLPSDCMSPFLEEEEEEKSLGGHEKQHITSQEQSSEVYIHLKPEWRPRSRSSRFDSCYSTSESPGEDEEEDEEEDGSVFHEVRVWHCRSFFSSDRTSSGVASFDEEEEERDEEEEEEKEGKEFLM, from the exons ATGATTCCAAAGTCGGGAAAATCTCCAGCAGACTCCAGGAAAAGTGTCGGCATCCATGAGTTCGCAGCACTCGCCAGATCCTCCTTaaatg GTATCTCTCAGGCAGTGAGGGACCATGTGACCAAGCCCACCTCCCTGGCTCAAGGCCGGGTCGCCCACCTCATCGAGTGGAAAGGTTGGCCCAAGCCTGCCAACCCGCCGCCGGTTCACACCCACCTCAGCTCCTACTGCCACCTGactgaaggagagaaggaggccCGGTTCGCTGCAG GAGTGGCCGAGCAGTTTGCCATCGCTGAGGCAAAGCTGCGCGCCTGGGCGTCTGTGGATGATGACGACGTGGAGGACTTCAACAACGAAGAATCCCACGCCAACGGACAGCCTCTCACCTCCATCCAGAGCTCAG ACACCGCCACAACCAATCCTATCACAGGACCGCCATGTCAGCCTGAAGTTGATGGCAGTGAGGCTCCGCCCCCTGACAGTCCCCtgggctccagcagcagcagcagcagcagccgccagCTCTGTGGTAGATCTGCGTCTCATAATGACCCACATTCATCCCAGACCAATTCACCTACTTTACCCAGCGACTGCATGAGCCCcttcctggaggaggaggaggaggaaaagagtcTGGGTGGTCACGAGAAGCAGCATATTACTTCACAGGAGCAGAGCAGCGAGGTCTACATCCACCTCAAGCCCGAGTGGAGGCCTCgaagcaggagcagcaggtTCGACTCCTGCTACTCCACCTCCGAGTCTCCtggggaggatgaggaggaggacgaggaggaggacggcaGCGTGTTCCACGAGGTCCGAGTGTGGCACTGCAGAAGCTTCTTCTCTTCTGACCGCACCTCCTCTGGAGTGGCGTCCTtcgacgaggaggaggaggagagggatgaagaagaggaggaggagaaggaggggaaggagTTCTTGATGTGA